Proteins encoded in a region of the Paenibacillus wynnii genome:
- a CDS encoding vWA domain-containing protein, protein MQRKINLLLLFFSLIGGGIAFVIGEILLTRWLDEIPSILLVGLYFAVVGLGVGLGCLIAEMVSPRLNGASWKQRYLGLSWKLLPIMLVLLFGVGAVTEFVYELNFGGAKPVKDVVLVIDDSGSMMQSDPNNSRYTAAQALVKRMDKDNQVAVLTFSDVASVAQPMTSLANPADIDRVTSAIASLQTTEGGTNISGALSEAMSVINGDEAADRGAMVILLSDGFSEFDTSRELQNYLDRGVKVNTIGLGLDDPSGSYLLQDIATTTGGQYYDVTDANLLGDVFQQIYERLGDRTLLTERTDVTADSPYYAAVRILSLLIIGAALGLGLGIMFDNRYLAKSFGLGGAVSGLIAGLILEFGLSGHSFLNGIIRLIAVLILAGIIALFTVVVPIGEGRISRRGQKGVPSKAPASDHFPNPRRDRSSKGF, encoded by the coding sequence ATGCAGCGAAAGATCAATCTCCTTCTGCTCTTTTTTAGTCTAATCGGAGGCGGGATCGCATTTGTAATTGGAGAAATTCTCTTGACCCGTTGGCTCGATGAGATCCCCTCGATTCTCCTTGTCGGTCTTTACTTTGCAGTGGTCGGTTTGGGTGTCGGGCTAGGCTGTCTGATAGCGGAAATGGTATCACCCCGATTGAATGGAGCCTCATGGAAACAGAGATATCTAGGCTTATCTTGGAAGCTTCTGCCGATTATGTTGGTTCTGCTGTTTGGCGTCGGTGCGGTAACTGAATTCGTCTATGAGCTGAACTTCGGGGGTGCCAAGCCGGTCAAGGATGTGGTTCTGGTTATTGATGATTCCGGCAGTATGATGCAGAGTGATCCCAATAACAGCCGTTATACGGCAGCGCAAGCTCTGGTGAAACGTATGGACAAGGATAATCAGGTGGCTGTCCTGACCTTCAGCGACGTTGCGAGTGTAGCTCAGCCAATGACTTCATTGGCGAACCCGGCAGATATTGATCGGGTAACCTCTGCCATTGCCAGTTTGCAAACAACAGAGGGCGGCACGAATATTAGCGGCGCCCTTTCGGAAGCGATGAGTGTTATTAACGGCGATGAAGCAGCAGACCGGGGGGCTATGGTGATCCTGTTGTCGGACGGGTTCAGTGAATTCGATACCTCGCGGGAATTACAGAATTATTTGGACCGTGGGGTAAAGGTGAATACGATCGGTCTAGGGCTGGATGATCCGTCAGGATCTTACCTGCTGCAGGATATCGCCACAACAACCGGCGGACAATATTATGATGTTACGGATGCCAATCTTCTAGGAGATGTATTCCAACAAATCTATGAACGTTTGGGTGACCGGACGCTTCTTACAGAGCGAACTGATGTAACAGCAGATAGTCCTTACTATGCTGCAGTACGTATCTTGTCACTTCTGATAATTGGGGCAGCGCTTGGACTCGGTTTGGGAATCATGTTCGACAACCGCTATCTCGCCAAAAGCTTTGGATTAGGCGGTGCAGTATCCGGTCTAATCGCCGGTCTGATTCTTGAATTCGGACTGAGCGGACATTCATTTCTCAACGGAATCATACGTTTGATTGCCGTTCTTATATTAGCTGGAATTATTGCATTGTTCACCGTTGTTGTTCCCATAGGGGAAGGTAGAATATCTCGTAGGGGTCAAAAGGGAGTACCCTCTAAAGCACCAGCATCCGATCATTTCCCTAATCCGCGCAGAGATCGGAGCAGTAAAGGATTCTAG
- a CDS encoding transcription initiation factor TFIID has protein sequence MTKSLTLSYAEQYAAREEALQNKGDGRSSIHYPALFLFVGDKVTPAIGPVLDSCERKWDNAGGVMAIHAIPEAGDNNRVADNRTERVQQMILPGTEGRDQHTVRHDIYREFHEQIRFLAEMNRVFRRISNSIADYGRLYSSFDVIHLSIITRVDDPLNVFLPEITLLARAVLGQSFKSVQTDVYALIQEREQGDQFGYSSSVGLAFLRELENMQSADYTYSAPLLVTEEGFAIPVNHGPSSLFDLVYLLSDKNERGMLSLGGMSDNYEIISHISLLKNRVRSSSDPALGQGGYNNMTFKSGIRGSTGRQSYASAGFSSVRRPNRQIALAVLYHVFRRLAAEMREGSPWSMRERQTLLMLDPERLRERAVQLLPDEEGISEMTGLMSHGHPSYNELKRMSLQEAEQVLFGDGGVAYFRNNFISVSAKRLEPFQPMRNWKSLLVNGEEETRAVSFYQLAEWTADRDAGSGSVLVQLRQHMGSLRSMISACQEQLEALYAENVERQPFKRVPLLEKRTVRNFIHYLFSTVYGKKYELLRLESELLVCQRMESGLEQLHAECVGRVKLMEELEEELRATALNSVGHTGDEIGQNIMEYYRVVTDEVMNDMVAKRGAGIFFSERYMGNVSVLLDKGKQAVIERLIEVCQRELLKAEPFALSFEEELLRRANVAAAYENRQVMSREELFKRLYRSLEEGSVVNVRLFEYTQEHRHEEKYFFGDSGSEFLRYAFTVDETTRIYRLGFVHEQRRSGVEKLNLMGGFHLEDLLYYRNGKVYYETYVMNGYKLHGVDPDQLPELR, from the coding sequence ATGACCAAATCATTGACATTATCTTATGCGGAGCAGTATGCCGCCAGAGAAGAGGCGCTGCAGAATAAGGGAGATGGACGCAGCAGCATCCATTATCCCGCCTTGTTTCTGTTCGTTGGCGACAAGGTGACTCCTGCAATCGGTCCCGTGCTGGATAGCTGTGAGCGGAAATGGGATAACGCTGGCGGTGTTATGGCTATCCATGCAATCCCTGAGGCCGGGGACAACAATCGGGTCGCCGACAACAGAACAGAACGAGTTCAGCAAATGATTCTGCCAGGCACTGAAGGCCGTGATCAACATACTGTACGGCACGATATTTATCGTGAGTTTCATGAGCAGATCCGCTTTTTGGCGGAGATGAATCGTGTATTCCGACGGATTAGCAACAGCATAGCGGATTACGGACGGCTCTATTCCTCCTTTGATGTAATCCATCTGTCTATTATTACGCGGGTCGATGACCCGCTTAATGTGTTCTTGCCGGAGATTACTCTATTGGCCCGTGCCGTTCTGGGGCAATCCTTCAAGTCGGTTCAAACAGATGTATATGCATTAATTCAGGAACGGGAACAGGGCGACCAGTTCGGCTATTCCAGCTCTGTCGGATTAGCTTTTTTACGTGAGTTGGAGAATATGCAATCCGCGGATTATACCTATAGTGCACCGCTGCTCGTGACCGAAGAGGGCTTTGCCATCCCTGTGAACCATGGACCTTCCTCACTGTTCGATCTCGTCTACCTGTTATCGGATAAGAATGAGCGCGGAATGCTGTCACTGGGGGGGATGAGTGACAACTACGAGATCATCTCTCACATCAGCTTGCTCAAAAACAGGGTGCGCTCTTCGTCCGACCCTGCCCTTGGACAGGGTGGCTACAATAATATGACTTTTAAAAGCGGTATAAGAGGCAGCACAGGGCGGCAGAGTTATGCTTCAGCAGGTTTCTCCAGTGTGAGAAGGCCGAATCGGCAAATTGCGCTGGCTGTTCTGTATCATGTCTTTCGGCGTCTCGCAGCAGAAATGCGTGAAGGCAGTCCTTGGAGTATGCGTGAACGGCAGACTTTACTGATGCTTGATCCGGAGAGATTGCGGGAGAGAGCAGTGCAACTGCTGCCCGATGAAGAGGGGATCTCGGAAATGACGGGGCTGATGAGTCATGGTCATCCCTCGTACAATGAACTGAAACGAATGTCCCTACAGGAAGCGGAGCAGGTACTCTTCGGAGACGGCGGTGTGGCGTATTTCCGTAACAACTTTATTTCAGTGTCAGCCAAGCGGTTGGAGCCGTTTCAGCCAATGCGAAACTGGAAGTCCTTGCTGGTGAATGGGGAAGAGGAAACACGGGCTGTATCGTTCTATCAACTGGCTGAATGGACGGCAGACCGGGATGCCGGTTCGGGAAGTGTCCTGGTTCAGCTTCGTCAGCATATGGGAAGCTTGCGATCCATGATCTCCGCTTGCCAGGAGCAATTGGAGGCCTTGTACGCTGAGAATGTGGAAAGGCAGCCCTTCAAGCGTGTTCCCTTACTGGAGAAACGTACCGTGCGTAATTTCATCCATTATTTGTTCTCGACGGTCTATGGCAAAAAGTATGAACTTCTTCGACTGGAGAGTGAGCTCCTAGTATGTCAGCGAATGGAATCCGGCTTGGAACAGCTTCACGCTGAGTGTGTAGGCAGGGTGAAGCTCATGGAAGAACTTGAAGAGGAGCTACGAGCTACAGCGCTAAATAGTGTTGGACATACTGGGGATGAGATCGGTCAGAATATCATGGAGTACTACCGGGTGGTCACAGACGAGGTTATGAACGATATGGTGGCAAAACGTGGTGCCGGTATCTTTTTCAGTGAGCGTTACATGGGTAATGTCTCGGTGTTGTTAGATAAAGGGAAACAGGCCGTTATTGAACGGTTGATCGAGGTCTGTCAGCGGGAGCTGCTGAAGGCGGAGCCGTTTGCTCTATCCTTTGAGGAAGAGCTGCTGCGGCGTGCCAATGTTGCGGCTGCTTATGAGAACCGTCAGGTGATGTCCAGAGAAGAACTATTCAAGCGACTGTACCGCAGTCTAGAAGAGGGCTCGGTCGTCAATGTCCGATTGTTCGAATACACGCAGGAGCACCGGCATGAGGAGAAGTATTTCTTCGGTGACAGCGGTTCTGAATTTCTGCGGTATGCCTTCACCGTAGACGAGACCACACGTATATATAGGCTAGGTTTCGTTCATGAGCAGCGCCGAAGCGGTGTGGAGAAGCTGAATCTGATGGGAGGCTTCCATCTGGAGGATCTTCTATACTATCGGAATGGCAAAGTGTATTACGAAACCTATGTAATGAACGGTTATAAGCTGCATGGTGTCGACCCTGATCAGCTTCCTGAATTACGCTGA